In Paenibacillus hexagrammi, the following are encoded in one genomic region:
- a CDS encoding family 43 glycosylhydrolase: protein MKPLSVIRSKRMRSAWICTLVASMAISLSPPVLVSAADENPAVFQDDFGDNNYTGWTTYEGTWNAADGALHTNKGAGYKAVADGTNFSNFTYEADISVKDGLNSDNAGLIFRVSNPTNGADNLKGYYAGIGVNNIVQVGRMNNSWTELASIPYKIEQNKTYHMKVEATGSNIEVYINGEHVVSVVDSMFTSGSVGVRSFWVNSTFDNLSVTDTGPVTLPDYDWSWVKGAVFVPTNAVNQVQQWEEYDHDINDRELSYAHAYGINMVRVFMHNLVWKKDPELMKNNLEDFLQLADKYGIKTELVFFDDCWDDHPHLGPQLPPRYGVHNSRWMEGPGDDIKANYAANKQDLKDYVQGIVNAHLDDPRIAFWNIYNEPSNGESGLMNTVTKQLMNDARMWIKDTGSKIPVSSTAGNFSGGPFSDFITWHPYDASYPLPYGASRQVLADEAMNRLNQSVPGIVEHYGNKGVGYVMWEFGIGRDNTRFPWGTDVNPATSEPAVPFHGIVYPDGHPWDVNDVKAITGDAYDTLPVYRVQYYKDEQFTDLAKTSITPRIDFDLGDEKGTGSPDASAGIAEDHFSVRWAGTVQPSETGAYTIYADSDNIAKVWVGDTLVVDKASNTREEASGSIELIGGKTQPVRVEYVHGTGNSSLHVRWSGPGLPKQAMLPIYSGKSVESIAIKPASVNLKVDESLQLQPEFTPVDAANQEVTWSSSNPGIASVDEHGKVTGNNEGSVTITATSKDGGFTATSQISVAASTMFKNPIVSATAADPSIVFKDGYYYYVKSDKDASILIAKAKRLQDIGSVPRVTVYTPPSGTKYSKEVWAPELQFIDGKWYIYFAADDGTNDHHRMYVLEADSDDPQGTYTLKGKISDATDKWAIDGTVLVKDDNSKYFVWSGWEGDTNVKQNIYIAPMSNPWTISGPRVQISTPDQAWERNGTPYINEGPEVLQKDGKTFIVYSASGSWTDDYNLGMLTNTDGDMLNSASWTKSGPVFSKQPTAYGPGHNTFTKSPDGKEDWIVYHADEVSGGGWGNRSVRAQKFTWNEDGSPNFGIPAAYGSLTEEPSGTPNVARQKLEAENAELGGSAAAVSAANASGGKVAGQLEQAGDDYVQFTVNVPEAGTYTLISMADNASNSGAEAQQDVSVNGGSAQVISYKNYGQNVFAPASMDVQLQAGGNTIRFTKKTNDARIDYIVVDPLENDGTGKPVTSLVLDKSSLTLQNGEKGTLTASLKPLQGTDKRVTYVSSNPDIASVSLASTDTATGSTTLTVEGKQVGTAEIRVVSAVNGSLIASSTVTVRGLPAEPDLSKFTVDSFDSNQLDSAWSIFQESASNWSLTKNPGSLTIHTTATDVYQDNNSQNNVFLRDPGSNDFEIVTKVTAPIGLNHQQAGLFVWQDADNFVKLGHVWANGKIIETAYELNRVYQKPGNYAPHPGGDTMTLKIKKLGNVYTTYYWDGYQWIQASDPVTANLNSIKIGLYANNIVANNDPIDAKFEYFAVRPINGGVDLDQKALTLQVGENAQLHNNGASGDDVIWTSANPDVATVSSTGLVEAKSAGRTVIEAASEDGTYHSESVVTVPSSNPLPDVLYTNDFSGSAAQGWTTYGGAWSMTDGSYKVNKGAGYKSVLTDKSFTDFVLEGDVQITSGDEAGLIFRTNNEAEGANAFNGYYVGINAATQSAVLGQMTKGTWTEIASRKLPIMAGQWYHLKVVADGAHLQVFVNDNPLNLAPYPKFDLLESSHLSTGHIGLRTSNADAMFDNIKISSYKDTVTGPTYTNSIVADIADPFVLHHDGMYYLYGTNTSQDPNAPKGFKVYTSKDLVNWQEQSELALKLGDVWGTSGFWAPEVVEKDGTFYMYYVANERLGVATSASPLGPFVQDVKQPIHPDTPEIDAHVFTDDDGKRYLYFVRFNQGNEIWAAELNDDMKTIKEDTLKFVFRATQEWELSQKQPVASINEGPFMIKHNGTYYLTYSGNHFESPDYGVGYATAPTPMGPWTKYTYNPIMKSNLVVPGAGHHSLVESPDGKELFMVYHTHLKPGVTNPRKLAIDRVHFVPQASGPDAMEVWGPTITPQPVPSSDQTEPAEASAVLSGGGTVAPGQSFDLTFGLSHVSVSQSVYAQDVTVTYDPSLYQFVDAVSLKDGVSVVGKTEQTGKVRLLLASIGAGNAVSGDANVLKLQFTAKNMASSASGSIGVSSTISDANGVETELGAVSAAVKIEIVAKPGDMNHDDRISVGDLAIVAAAYGKSSSDPNWSEYQKADVNGDGKVDLLDLAEVARRMFLE, encoded by the coding sequence GTGAAACCGCTCTCAGTCATTCGCAGTAAACGTATGCGTTCGGCATGGATTTGCACGCTAGTCGCTTCTATGGCTATTTCTTTATCTCCACCTGTTCTAGTATCGGCAGCGGACGAGAATCCTGCTGTTTTTCAAGATGATTTCGGTGACAACAACTATACAGGTTGGACAACGTATGAAGGTACATGGAACGCTGCCGACGGCGCTTTGCACACGAACAAAGGTGCAGGATACAAAGCCGTAGCAGACGGCACCAATTTTAGCAATTTTACATATGAAGCTGATATTTCAGTGAAAGACGGGCTCAATTCCGATAATGCCGGACTTATCTTCCGGGTCTCGAATCCGACGAATGGGGCCGATAATCTCAAAGGCTATTACGCCGGTATCGGCGTCAATAATATCGTGCAAGTGGGGCGCATGAACAACAGCTGGACCGAACTCGCCTCTATTCCATACAAGATTGAACAAAACAAAACGTATCACATGAAAGTAGAGGCAACGGGAAGCAATATCGAGGTATACATCAACGGGGAACATGTAGTTAGCGTCGTGGATTCCATGTTTACATCAGGCTCTGTCGGTGTACGGTCGTTCTGGGTAAATTCGACCTTCGATAATTTGAGTGTGACGGATACAGGTCCTGTAACGCTGCCTGACTATGACTGGTCCTGGGTGAAGGGAGCTGTCTTCGTACCTACGAATGCCGTCAATCAGGTGCAGCAGTGGGAAGAGTACGACCACGACATTAATGACCGCGAGCTCTCTTACGCGCATGCTTATGGCATCAATATGGTGCGTGTGTTCATGCATAATCTGGTGTGGAAAAAAGACCCGGAGTTGATGAAGAACAATCTGGAGGATTTTCTTCAGCTGGCTGACAAATACGGGATTAAGACCGAGCTTGTCTTCTTTGACGACTGTTGGGACGACCACCCGCATCTTGGGCCTCAGCTTCCTCCACGGTACGGCGTACATAACAGCCGCTGGATGGAAGGCCCTGGCGATGATATCAAAGCCAACTATGCCGCCAACAAACAGGATCTTAAGGACTATGTTCAGGGCATTGTCAATGCTCATCTTGACGACCCGAGAATCGCTTTCTGGAACATTTACAATGAGCCGAGCAATGGTGAAAGCGGTCTCATGAATACCGTGACGAAGCAGCTGATGAATGATGCCCGCATGTGGATTAAAGATACAGGCTCCAAGATTCCGGTTTCCTCCACAGCCGGCAACTTCTCCGGAGGACCGTTCTCAGATTTTATCACCTGGCATCCTTATGATGCGAGTTATCCGCTGCCATACGGCGCCAGCCGCCAAGTTCTCGCGGATGAAGCGATGAACCGCTTGAATCAGTCTGTACCGGGCATAGTAGAGCATTACGGCAATAAAGGCGTTGGTTATGTTATGTGGGAGTTTGGAATCGGCCGTGATAATACGCGTTTTCCTTGGGGAACGGATGTGAATCCGGCGACTTCGGAACCTGCTGTACCGTTTCACGGTATTGTCTATCCTGACGGACATCCTTGGGATGTCAATGATGTGAAGGCGATTACCGGTGATGCTTATGATACGCTTCCGGTATACCGGGTTCAGTATTATAAGGATGAACAGTTCACGGATTTGGCTAAAACATCCATTACGCCGCGCATTGATTTTGATCTGGGCGATGAGAAAGGGACCGGTTCGCCGGATGCGTCCGCAGGAATTGCGGAGGATCATTTCTCCGTCCGTTGGGCAGGAACGGTGCAGCCTTCGGAAACTGGAGCGTACACGATTTACGCCGACAGCGACAACATTGCCAAAGTTTGGGTAGGAGATACGCTGGTGGTGGATAAGGCTAGCAACACTCGGGAAGAGGCGAGTGGAAGTATAGAGCTGATCGGTGGCAAAACTCAGCCTGTACGAGTCGAATATGTGCACGGTACTGGTAACTCGAGTCTGCATGTCAGGTGGTCGGGTCCGGGCCTGCCTAAGCAAGCGATGCTGCCTATTTATTCAGGAAAAAGTGTTGAATCTATTGCTATCAAGCCGGCTTCGGTGAACTTGAAAGTAGATGAATCCCTGCAGCTTCAGCCTGAATTTACGCCGGTTGATGCTGCTAATCAGGAAGTTACATGGTCTTCCAGCAATCCGGGAATCGCTTCTGTGGATGAACATGGCAAAGTGACCGGAAACAACGAAGGCAGTGTAACGATTACAGCAACATCCAAAGACGGAGGCTTCACGGCAACCTCCCAAATCAGCGTTGCAGCCAGTACGATGTTCAAGAATCCGATTGTATCGGCTACCGCTGCGGATCCGAGCATCGTATTCAAAGACGGTTACTATTACTACGTCAAATCAGATAAGGATGCTTCCATTCTTATAGCGAAAGCCAAGAGGCTGCAAGATATCGGTTCGGTTCCGCGGGTAACGGTGTATACGCCGCCAAGCGGTACGAAGTACTCGAAGGAGGTATGGGCGCCTGAGCTTCAGTTCATTGACGGCAAATGGTATATCTATTTTGCTGCGGATGACGGCACTAATGATCACCACCGTATGTACGTTCTGGAAGCTGACTCCGACGATCCGCAAGGTACATATACCTTGAAAGGCAAAATTTCGGATGCGACTGACAAATGGGCGATTGACGGAACCGTGCTTGTGAAAGACGATAACTCCAAATATTTTGTCTGGTCGGGTTGGGAAGGCGATACGAATGTAAAGCAAAATATATACATTGCCCCGATGAGCAATCCTTGGACCATCAGCGGACCAAGAGTGCAGATATCTACGCCTGATCAAGCATGGGAGCGCAACGGCACGCCTTATATAAATGAAGGACCTGAGGTTCTGCAAAAAGACGGCAAAACCTTCATCGTCTACTCGGCAAGCGGCAGCTGGACCGATGATTATAACCTAGGCATGCTGACTAATACGGACGGCGATATGTTAAATTCTGCCTCCTGGACCAAATCAGGTCCTGTGTTTAGCAAGCAGCCGACTGCTTACGGTCCGGGGCACAACACCTTCACGAAGTCACCGGATGGCAAAGAAGACTGGATCGTTTATCATGCGGATGAGGTTTCCGGAGGTGGTTGGGGGAACCGAAGCGTGCGCGCGCAGAAGTTTACCTGGAATGAAGATGGATCGCCTAACTTCGGCATTCCTGCTGCTTATGGATCGCTAACCGAGGAACCATCGGGTACACCTAATGTCGCAAGACAGAAGCTGGAAGCTGAAAATGCGGAGCTTGGCGGTTCAGCTGCTGCGGTCTCAGCAGCTAATGCATCCGGCGGCAAGGTGGCCGGTCAATTAGAGCAGGCTGGTGACGATTACGTTCAATTTACGGTAAATGTTCCAGAAGCGGGTACCTACACGCTGATTTCTATGGCGGATAACGCCTCGAATAGCGGTGCCGAGGCCCAGCAGGATGTATCCGTAAATGGCGGATCTGCACAAGTGATCAGCTATAAAAACTACGGGCAAAATGTGTTTGCTCCTGCTTCCATGGACGTTCAGCTGCAAGCAGGCGGAAACACCATTCGTTTCACCAAGAAAACGAACGATGCCCGCATCGACTATATTGTCGTTGATCCACTTGAGAATGATGGAACCGGAAAGCCAGTTACGAGCTTGGTGTTGGATAAATCTTCCTTAACTCTGCAAAACGGGGAAAAAGGGACACTGACAGCTTCTTTGAAGCCGCTGCAAGGCACTGACAAACGGGTGACTTACGTTTCCAGCAATCCTGATATAGCATCCGTCTCCTTAGCCAGTACAGATACTGCAACGGGGAGCACGACGCTGACAGTGGAAGGAAAGCAAGTGGGAACAGCAGAAATTCGTGTCGTGAGCGCAGTTAACGGCAGCTTGATTGCTTCAAGCACCGTGACGGTTCGCGGACTGCCAGCAGAGCCTGATCTTTCGAAGTTTACGGTGGATTCCTTTGACAGCAATCAGTTGGACAGCGCTTGGTCGATTTTCCAGGAGAGTGCATCCAATTGGAGTTTGACGAAAAATCCGGGTTCCTTGACGATTCATACAACAGCGACGGACGTCTACCAAGATAACAATAGTCAAAATAACGTGTTCTTGCGTGACCCGGGAAGCAATGATTTTGAAATTGTGACAAAAGTAACGGCGCCGATCGGGTTGAATCATCAACAGGCGGGCCTATTCGTCTGGCAGGACGCAGACAATTTCGTCAAGCTGGGCCATGTGTGGGCGAACGGCAAAATCATCGAAACTGCCTATGAGCTGAACCGTGTGTACCAGAAACCAGGCAACTACGCACCGCATCCGGGCGGTGACACCATGACACTCAAGATCAAGAAGCTCGGTAACGTATATACCACCTATTATTGGGACGGCTATCAATGGATCCAAGCTTCCGATCCGGTAACCGCTAATCTGAATTCAATCAAAATCGGTCTCTATGCCAATAACATTGTTGCGAACAACGATCCGATTGATGCGAAATTTGAGTATTTTGCGGTTCGTCCGATCAATGGAGGAGTAGATCTTGATCAGAAAGCATTGACGCTTCAGGTAGGCGAGAATGCTCAGCTCCACAATAACGGAGCCAGCGGAGACGATGTGATTTGGACGTCTGCGAATCCTGATGTGGCGACTGTTTCAAGCACTGGACTTGTTGAAGCCAAATCTGCGGGAAGAACGGTGATCGAAGCGGCAAGCGAAGACGGCACCTATCACTCGGAATCTGTTGTTACCGTGCCAAGCTCGAACCCGCTTCCTGATGTGCTGTATACCAATGATTTCTCTGGTTCTGCAGCGCAAGGCTGGACGACATACGGAGGAGCATGGAGCATGACAGACGGCAGTTATAAGGTAAATAAAGGAGCCGGATATAAGTCTGTTCTTACAGACAAAAGCTTTACCGATTTTGTCCTCGAAGGCGATGTGCAAATTACAAGCGGAGATGAAGCCGGGCTGATTTTCCGTACAAACAACGAAGCTGAAGGTGCTAACGCCTTTAACGGCTACTATGTTGGTATTAACGCAGCAACACAATCCGCTGTGCTTGGTCAGATGACCAAAGGAACATGGACGGAGATTGCTTCAAGAAAGCTTCCTATTATGGCGGGACAATGGTATCACCTGAAAGTTGTCGCGGACGGCGCACACCTTCAAGTGTTTGTGAATGACAATCCATTGAACCTGGCCCCATATCCGAAGTTTGATTTGCTGGAGTCTTCCCATCTTTCGACCGGTCACATTGGACTTCGTACATCGAATGCTGATGCCATGTTTGATAATATCAAGATCAGCTCGTACAAGGACACGGTAACCGGACCGACCTACACGAACTCGATCGTGGCCGATATTGCCGATCCGTTCGTGCTTCACCATGACGGCATGTATTACTTATATGGGACGAATACATCACAAGACCCTAATGCTCCCAAAGGCTTCAAAGTCTACACGTCCAAGGATCTTGTCAACTGGCAGGAACAATCCGAGCTTGCTCTTAAGCTTGGCGACGTGTGGGGCACAAGCGGGTTCTGGGCTCCGGAGGTTGTTGAGAAGGACGGAACGTTCTACATGTATTACGTCGCGAATGAAAGACTTGGCGTTGCAACAAGCGCTTCTCCGCTTGGACCTTTCGTTCAAGATGTGAAGCAGCCGATTCATCCGGATACGCCGGAGATCGACGCGCATGTGTTTACAGATGACGACGGGAAAAGGTACTTGTATTTTGTCCGGTTCAATCAAGGTAACGAGATTTGGGCGGCAGAGCTGAATGACGACATGAAGACGATTAAAGAGGACACCCTGAAGTTCGTATTCCGGGCTACGCAGGAGTGGGAGCTCAGCCAAAAACAGCCTGTAGCTTCCATTAATGAAGGACCGTTCATGATCAAGCATAATGGCACGTATTACCTCACGTATTCGGGTAACCATTTCGAAAGCCCTGATTACGGCGTAGGCTATGCGACAGCTCCGACACCGATGGGCCCATGGACGAAGTATACGTATAATCCAATCATGAAATCGAATCTCGTCGTTCCGGGTGCAGGGCATCATTCTCTTGTGGAATCCCCGGATGGCAAAGAGCTCTTCATGGTGTACCATACTCATCTCAAACCAGGTGTGACCAATCCGAGAAAGCTTGCCATAGACCGCGTTCACTTTGTGCCGCAGGCTAGCGGACCTGATGCGATGGAGGTATGGGGACCTACGATCACACCGCAGCCGGTGCCTTCCTCAGACCAAACAGAGCCTGCTGAGGCTTCTGCGGTATTGAGCGGCGGAGGAACCGTGGCTCCTGGCCAAAGCTTCGACCTGACCTTCGGTCTTAGCCATGTAAGTGTATCGCAAAGCGTGTATGCGCAGGATGTGACGGTTACCTACGATCCATCCTTGTACCAATTCGTGGATGCCGTTTCGCTGAAGG